In Streptomyces sp. NBC_01551, one DNA window encodes the following:
- a CDS encoding SRPBCC family protein, translated as MSAIRESIEISRSPQDVYAYVTDPSHLPEWQDSAVSARPLDGAPLHLGSKVALTRRIGRRRFPMTMQVTEFDPPRSWRLHGLDGPVRGDVRGTIEPLDGGRRSRVTLDLDFEAHGIGRALVPLVVRPYARKEMPRNEEKLKHLLEH; from the coding sequence ATGTCCGCGATCAGAGAAAGCATCGAGATCTCCCGGAGTCCGCAGGACGTCTACGCCTACGTGACGGACCCCTCGCACCTTCCGGAGTGGCAGGACAGCGCCGTCTCCGCCCGCCCGCTGGACGGCGCGCCCCTCCACCTCGGCTCGAAGGTCGCCCTCACCCGCCGGATCGGCAGGCGGCGGTTCCCGATGACCATGCAGGTCACGGAGTTCGACCCGCCGCGGAGCTGGCGCCTGCACGGGCTCGACGGCCCGGTACGCGGCGACGTCCGGGGCACCATCGAACCGCTCGACGGGGGCCGGCGCTCGCGCGTCACCCTCGACCTCGACTTCGAGGCCCACGGCATCGGCCGGGCCCTGGTCCCCTTGGTGGTCAGGCCGTACGCCCGCAAAGAGATGCCGAGGAACGAGGAGAAGCTCAAGCACCTGCTGGAGCACTGA
- a CDS encoding amino acid permease — protein sequence MATCLVMGNIIGGGIFLLPASVAPFGTISLVAFGVLTAGAIALALVFGRLAERHPQTGGPYVYARAAFGDFAGFLAAWSYWITAWVSNAALAVAAVGYLTVLFPAAGAHKWSMCLAALAVQWLPALANLAGTRYVGAVQVVATVLKFAPLLLVAVGGLFFFDPANLGPFRATDQSAVGAVSASAAILLFSYLGVESATVSAGEVRDPARNVGRATILGTAGAAVVYLLGTLAVFGLVAHDRLVDSTAPFTDAVNAMFGGTWGGTVVACAAVISMLGALNGWTLLSAQTPYAAAKDGLFPKAFETKKRGVPVVGVVVTVALASALTVYNYTAGTQGVFESLVLITTFTATVPYLLATAAQIYFLLSGQRERVHTGRLVRDGVLAALAFGFSMWLVAGSGYAAVYQGVLFLFAGVLCYAAMSARRARATA from the coding sequence ATCGCGACCTGTCTGGTCATGGGCAACATCATCGGCGGCGGGATCTTCCTGCTGCCCGCCTCGGTCGCCCCCTTCGGGACGATCAGCCTGGTCGCCTTCGGGGTGCTCACCGCCGGTGCGATAGCCCTGGCCCTGGTCTTCGGCCGGCTCGCCGAGCGCCACCCGCAGACCGGTGGCCCGTACGTCTACGCCCGCGCCGCGTTCGGGGACTTCGCCGGATTCCTCGCGGCCTGGAGCTACTGGATCACCGCCTGGGTCTCGAACGCGGCCCTGGCCGTCGCGGCCGTCGGCTACCTCACGGTGCTCTTCCCCGCCGCGGGCGCGCACAAGTGGTCCATGTGCCTGGCCGCGCTCGCCGTGCAGTGGCTCCCCGCGCTCGCCAACCTGGCGGGCACCCGCTACGTGGGCGCGGTGCAAGTCGTGGCCACCGTACTGAAGTTCGCCCCGCTGCTGCTGGTGGCCGTGGGCGGGCTGTTCTTCTTCGACCCCGCCAACCTCGGCCCCTTCCGGGCCACGGACCAGAGCGCCGTCGGCGCCGTCTCGGCGTCCGCCGCGATCCTGCTCTTCAGCTACCTCGGCGTCGAGTCCGCCACCGTCAGCGCGGGCGAGGTCCGCGATCCGGCCCGCAACGTCGGCCGGGCGACGATCCTGGGCACGGCGGGCGCGGCCGTCGTCTACCTGCTCGGCACCCTCGCCGTCTTCGGCCTGGTCGCCCACGACCGGCTGGTCGACTCCACCGCCCCCTTCACCGACGCCGTCAACGCCATGTTCGGCGGCACCTGGGGCGGCACCGTGGTCGCCTGCGCCGCCGTGATCTCGATGCTCGGCGCCCTCAACGGCTGGACGCTGCTCAGCGCGCAGACCCCGTACGCCGCCGCCAAGGACGGGCTCTTCCCCAAGGCCTTCGAGACGAAGAAGCGCGGCGTCCCCGTCGTCGGCGTGGTCGTCACCGTCGCGCTGGCCTCCGCCCTCACCGTCTACAACTACACGGCCGGCACCCAGGGCGTCTTCGAGAGCCTGGTCCTGATCACCACCTTCACGGCGACCGTCCCCTACCTGCTCGCCACCGCCGCGCAGATCTACTTCCTGCTCTCCGGGCAGCGCGAGCGCGTCCACACCGGCCGGCTGGTCCGCGACGGCGTCCTCGCCGCCCTCGCCTTCGGCTTCTCGATGTGGCTGGTCGCCGGCTCCGGCTACGCGGCCGTCTACCAGGGCGTGCTGTTCCTCTTCGCGGGCGTCCTCTGCTACGCCGCGATGTCCGCGCGCAGGGCCCGCGCAACCGCTTGA
- a CDS encoding RNA polymerase sigma factor, protein MSLSPSRTFPPEIAESEALVALVERGREQGHINGDDVRQAFEAGRIPVDQWKRVLRSLNQVLDEEGVALHVSAAPATKAAAKKPRKAAAAPARTVTKKAAAAPRPIGARKTAAAAAPVAAAAAISADTVGADVSEDTDAAAPKKRVVKKTAAKKTAVKKTTAAKKTTAKDADEGETPVVEGEDWAAEDLADEVEEEAPKAGGTQGFVLSDDDEDDAPAQTVMVAGATADPVKDYLKLIGKVPLLNAEQEVELAKRIEAGLFSEYKLEEEDDHKPAFKRELEILVEDGRRAKNHLLEANLRLVVSLAKRYTGRGMLFLDLIQEGNVGLIRAVEKFDYTKGFKFSTYATWWIRQAITRAMADQSRTIRIPVHMVEIINKLARVQRQMLQDLGREPTPEELGKELDMTPEKVIEVQKYGREPISLHTPLGEEGDSEFGDLIEDSEAVVPADAVSFTFLQEQLQSILGTLSEREAGVVSMRYGLNDGQPKTLDEIGRVYGVTRERIRQIESKTMSKLRHPSRSQVLRDYLD, encoded by the coding sequence GTGTCGCTCAGCCCGTCCCGTACGTTCCCTCCGGAGATCGCCGAATCGGAGGCCCTCGTCGCGCTCGTCGAGCGCGGCCGCGAGCAGGGTCACATCAACGGTGACGACGTGCGCCAGGCCTTCGAGGCCGGCCGCATCCCGGTGGACCAGTGGAAGCGGGTCCTGCGCAGCCTGAACCAGGTCCTGGACGAGGAGGGCGTCGCCCTGCACGTCAGCGCCGCCCCCGCCACGAAGGCTGCCGCGAAGAAGCCCCGCAAGGCGGCCGCCGCGCCTGCCCGCACCGTGACCAAGAAGGCCGCCGCCGCGCCCCGCCCCATCGGCGCGCGCAAGACCGCGGCCGCGGCCGCACCGGTCGCCGCCGCCGCGGCGATATCTGCCGACACCGTCGGCGCCGACGTGTCCGAGGACACGGACGCCGCCGCTCCGAAGAAGCGCGTGGTCAAGAAGACCGCCGCGAAGAAGACCGCCGTCAAGAAGACGACGGCTGCCAAGAAGACCACCGCCAAGGACGCCGACGAGGGCGAGACCCCCGTCGTCGAGGGCGAGGACTGGGCGGCCGAGGACCTGGCCGACGAGGTCGAGGAAGAGGCCCCCAAGGCCGGCGGCACCCAGGGCTTCGTGCTGTCCGACGACGACGAGGACGACGCCCCGGCCCAGACGGTCATGGTGGCCGGTGCCACCGCCGACCCGGTCAAGGACTACCTGAAGCTGATCGGCAAGGTGCCCCTGCTCAACGCCGAGCAGGAGGTCGAGCTCGCCAAGCGCATCGAGGCGGGCCTGTTCTCCGAGTACAAGCTCGAAGAGGAGGATGACCACAAGCCCGCGTTCAAGCGCGAGCTGGAGATCCTCGTCGAGGACGGCCGGCGCGCCAAGAACCACCTGCTGGAGGCCAACCTCCGCCTCGTGGTCTCGCTCGCCAAGCGCTACACCGGCCGCGGCATGCTCTTCCTGGACCTGATCCAGGAGGGCAACGTCGGCCTGATCCGCGCCGTGGAGAAGTTCGACTACACCAAGGGCTTCAAGTTCTCCACGTACGCGACCTGGTGGATCCGGCAGGCGATCACGCGCGCCATGGCCGACCAGTCGCGCACCATCCGCATCCCCGTCCACATGGTCGAGATCATCAACAAGCTGGCCCGTGTCCAGCGCCAGATGCTCCAGGACCTCGGCCGGGAGCCCACTCCGGAGGAGCTGGGCAAGGAACTCGACATGACCCCCGAGAAGGTCATCGAGGTCCAGAAGTACGGCCGCGAGCCGATCTCCCTGCACACCCCCCTGGGTGAGGAGGGCGACAGCGAGTTCGGTGACCTCATCGAGGACTCCGAGGCGGTCGTCCCGGCCGACGCCGTGTCGTTCACCTTCCTCCAGGAGCAGCTCCAGTCGATCCTGGGCACGCTCTCGGAGCGCGAGGCGGGCGTCGTCTCGATGCGTTACGGCCTGAACGACGGCCAGCCGAAGACCCTGGACGAGATCGGCCGCGTGTACGGGGTCACCCGTGAGCGCATCCGCCAGATCGAGTCCAAGACCATGTCGAAGCTGCGCCACCCGTCGCGCTCGCAGGTGCTGCGCGACTACCTCGACTAA
- a CDS encoding phage holin family protein translates to MLRGRWRTTGSALLRVIVVWAVSTLTMLVLAGVLPDFRLRSGDGDSVTQIGLAAAWGAGAFGLLSALVWPLLVRALLLVPALVLGLLVFFLNGSLLLLALSLVPDGRGEVAPETAVVVAAVMSAVASATSTALAVRDDEAYRRRLYRLADRRRRRQRAAAGPGADRSAPGMLFLQLDGVGYEVLRAAAAEGLMPTVADWLDRSHRLASWRTDWSSQTGASQLGILHGSNFDVPAFRWYEKETGEVMVCNRPTSAAELQLRAIERTRDGGLLTHDGASRGNLFSGGADQLALVLSVSARRGRANRSRAGYFAYFSDPANAVRTALSFVAEAGREIGQSVRARLRGDGPRVARGGLYPLIRAFATVVERDVVVAAVIGDMLAGRAAVYADLVAYDEVAHHSGPRGRDTDHVLARLDRSLALLSRVAEHAPREYRIVLLSDHGQSPGETFLGKYGLTLKDLVRAGCGLPVSRRAGRTHSGAEARAAVLAALHRPVEEDAQARPGPGPDPVVLASGNLALISFPAMAGRAARERIERAHPALLTTLANHPGVGFLLVDGEVIGPGGAVARLAVPGEAEALLAPFGPGAAEAVRRTDSFPHVADVMVNSAYDPATGAVHAFEEQIGSHGGLGGEQGRPFLMWPTVLSDPLPDPVGAEPVGAELVGAEAVHDVLRRWLREADGPQVPLQDPRPEDATGGIFPSVGAPVQDENH, encoded by the coding sequence GTGTTGCGCGGACGGTGGCGGACCACGGGCAGCGCGCTGCTGCGGGTGATCGTCGTGTGGGCGGTGTCCACCCTCACCATGCTGGTCCTCGCCGGGGTCCTGCCCGACTTCCGCCTCCGTTCGGGCGACGGCGACAGCGTCACGCAGATCGGGCTGGCCGCCGCCTGGGGCGCCGGCGCGTTCGGCCTGCTCAGCGCGCTGGTGTGGCCGCTGCTGGTACGGGCCCTGCTGCTGGTGCCCGCCCTGGTGCTCGGGCTGCTCGTCTTCTTCCTCAACGGCTCGCTGCTGCTGCTCGCGCTCAGCCTGGTCCCCGACGGGCGCGGCGAGGTGGCCCCCGAGACCGCGGTGGTCGTCGCCGCCGTGATGTCCGCCGTCGCGTCGGCGACCTCCACCGCGCTCGCCGTACGCGACGACGAGGCGTACCGCCGCAGGCTCTACCGCCTCGCGGACCGGCGCCGCCGCAGGCAGCGGGCGGCGGCCGGGCCCGGTGCGGACCGGTCGGCGCCCGGGATGCTCTTCCTCCAGCTCGACGGGGTCGGGTACGAGGTGCTGCGCGCCGCCGCGGCCGAGGGGCTGATGCCGACGGTGGCCGATTGGCTCGACCGCAGCCACCGGCTGGCGTCCTGGCGCACCGACTGGTCCAGCCAGACCGGCGCCAGCCAGCTCGGCATCCTGCACGGCTCGAACTTCGACGTGCCCGCCTTCCGCTGGTACGAGAAGGAGACCGGCGAGGTGATGGTCTGCAACCGGCCCACCAGCGCCGCGGAACTCCAGCTGCGGGCCATCGAGCGGACCCGGGACGGGGGGCTGCTCACCCACGACGGGGCCAGCCGCGGCAACCTCTTCAGCGGCGGCGCCGACCAGCTGGCCCTGGTGCTCTCGGTGTCGGCGCGGCGGGGCCGGGCGAACCGCTCGCGCGCGGGCTACTTCGCGTACTTCTCGGATCCGGCGAACGCCGTCCGCACGGCGCTGTCGTTCGTCGCCGAGGCGGGCCGGGAGATCGGCCAGTCGGTACGGGCGCGGCTGCGCGGGGACGGGCCGCGGGTGGCCCGCGGCGGGCTGTACCCGCTGATCCGGGCGTTCGCGACCGTGGTGGAACGTGACGTGGTCGTGGCGGCGGTGATCGGTGACATGCTGGCCGGCCGCGCCGCGGTCTACGCCGATCTGGTCGCCTACGACGAGGTCGCCCACCACTCGGGGCCGCGCGGCCGGGACACCGACCACGTGCTGGCCCGCCTCGACCGTAGCCTCGCGCTGCTCTCCCGGGTCGCCGAGCACGCGCCCAGGGAGTACCGGATCGTGCTGCTCTCGGACCACGGCCAGAGCCCCGGGGAGACCTTCCTCGGGAAGTACGGGCTGACCCTCAAGGACCTGGTCCGGGCGGGCTGCGGGCTGCCGGTGTCCCGGCGGGCGGGCCGCACGCACAGCGGGGCGGAGGCCCGCGCGGCGGTGCTGGCCGCGCTGCACCGGCCGGTCGAGGAGGACGCGCAGGCCCGCCCGGGGCCGGGTCCGGACCCGGTGGTGCTGGCCTCGGGGAACCTCGCTCTGATCTCCTTCCCGGCCATGGCGGGCCGGGCCGCCCGGGAGCGGATCGAGCGCGCGCACCCGGCCCTGCTGACGACCCTCGCGAACCATCCCGGGGTCGGTTTCCTGCTGGTGGACGGCGAGGTGATCGGCCCGGGCGGCGCGGTGGCGCGGCTGGCGGTGCCGGGCGAGGCGGAGGCCCTCCTGGCGCCCTTCGGCCCGGGCGCGGCGGAGGCGGTGCGGCGCACGGATTCGTTCCCGCACGTGGCCGATGTGATGGTGAACTCGGCGTACGACCCGGCCACCGGGGCCGTGCACGCCTTCGAGGAGCAGATCGGCTCGCACGGCGGCCTGGGCGGGGAGCAGGGGCGGCCGTTCCTGATGTGGCCGACGGTCCTGTCGGATCCGCTCCCCGATCCGGTGGGCGCGGAGCCGGTGGGCGCCGAGCTGGTCGGCGCCGAAGCCGTGCACGACGTACTGCGGCGCTGGCTGCGCGAGGCGGACGGCCCCCAGGTTCCGCTGCAGGATCCCCGGCCGGAGGACGCCACGGGCGGAATCTTTCCTTCCGTAGGGGCTCCCGTACAGGACGAAAACCATTGA
- a CDS encoding MBL fold metallo-hydrolase, which produces MEITWWGHATCTVEDSGVRVLTDPLFAMRLAHLRRRRGALPPPEAAEADVALVSHLHADHLHLPSLARLAAGTLLVVPRGAPGAVPGLARLARTRGLTLTEVEPGEEVAVRSGVRVRAVSARHDGRRLPFGPRRAPALGYVVQGAARTYFAGDTGLFATMAREVGPVDVALLPVGGWGPYLGPGHLDAGRAARALAELAPSVAVPVHYGTYWPIGMDAVRPHEFHAPGEEFARRAGQLAPEVAVRVPGHGERVGLS; this is translated from the coding sequence GTGGAGATCACCTGGTGGGGGCATGCCACGTGCACGGTGGAGGACTCCGGGGTCCGGGTGCTGACGGACCCGCTGTTCGCCATGCGGCTCGCGCACCTGCGGCGGCGCCGCGGGGCGCTGCCGCCGCCGGAGGCGGCCGAGGCGGACGTGGCGCTGGTGTCGCACCTGCACGCCGACCACCTGCACCTGCCCTCGCTGGCGCGGCTTGCGGCCGGAACCCTGCTGGTGGTGCCGCGCGGAGCGCCGGGGGCGGTGCCGGGGCTGGCGCGGCTGGCGCGGACGCGGGGGCTGACGCTGACGGAGGTGGAGCCGGGCGAGGAGGTCGCCGTACGAAGCGGCGTACGGGTACGGGCGGTCAGCGCGCGGCACGACGGACGGCGGCTGCCGTTCGGGCCGCGGCGGGCGCCGGCCCTCGGGTACGTGGTCCAGGGCGCGGCGCGCACGTACTTCGCCGGGGACACCGGGCTGTTCGCCACCATGGCGCGGGAGGTCGGCCCGGTGGACGTGGCGCTGCTGCCGGTCGGCGGCTGGGGTCCGTACCTGGGGCCCGGACACCTGGACGCGGGGCGGGCGGCGCGGGCGCTGGCCGAACTCGCCCCGTCGGTGGCGGTGCCGGTGCACTACGGGACGTACTGGCCGATCGGGATGGACGCGGTCCGGCCGCACGAATTCCACGCGCCGGGTGAGGAGTTCGCCCGGCGGGCCGGGCAGCTTGCGCCGGAGGTGGCGGTGCGGGTGCCGGGGCACGGCGAGCGGGTGGGGCTGTCGTGA
- a CDS encoding bifunctional 5,10-methylenetetrahydrofolate dehydrogenase/5,10-methenyltetrahydrofolate cyclohydrolase encodes MDGTALARRISQETASLAAKITEATGTAPCLATVLVGEDPASVTYVKMKQNRCAKAGITSRHVELPAETTTEELVAAITALSEDPEISGILLQHPVPHHIDERAAFEAIAPGKDVDGVTMHSFAAMGFGLPGFVSCTPGGIMRLLEAYDVDLTGKHAVVVGRSAILGKPAGMLLLEQNATVTYCHSRTVDLPSIVRQADVLVAAVGKAEFIRGEDIKPGAVVLDAGYNEGNVGDVHFESAAARASLITPVPGGVGPMTIAVLLEQTVRAAAAQAGLDLATL; translated from the coding sequence ATGGACGGCACCGCCCTCGCCCGCCGCATCTCGCAGGAGACCGCTTCCCTCGCGGCGAAGATCACCGAGGCCACGGGAACGGCTCCGTGCCTGGCCACCGTGCTGGTCGGCGAGGACCCGGCGTCGGTCACGTACGTGAAGATGAAGCAGAACCGCTGCGCCAAGGCCGGGATCACCTCGCGCCACGTGGAGCTGCCGGCCGAGACCACGACCGAGGAGCTGGTCGCCGCGATCACGGCGCTCTCCGAGGACCCGGAGATCAGCGGCATCCTGCTCCAGCACCCCGTCCCGCACCACATCGACGAGCGGGCGGCCTTCGAGGCGATCGCGCCGGGCAAGGACGTCGACGGGGTCACGATGCACTCGTTCGCCGCCATGGGCTTCGGCCTGCCGGGCTTCGTCTCCTGCACCCCCGGCGGCATCATGCGGCTGCTGGAGGCCTACGACGTGGACCTGACCGGCAAGCACGCCGTCGTGGTCGGGCGCAGCGCGATCCTGGGCAAGCCGGCCGGGATGCTGCTGCTGGAGCAGAACGCCACCGTCACCTACTGCCACTCCCGCACCGTGGACCTGCCGTCGATCGTGCGCCAGGCGGACGTGCTGGTCGCGGCCGTCGGCAAGGCCGAGTTCATCCGGGGCGAGGACATCAAGCCGGGCGCGGTGGTCCTGGACGCCGGGTACAACGAGGGCAACGTCGGCGACGTCCACTTCGAGTCGGCGGCGGCGCGGGCCTCGCTGATCACCCCGGTCCCGGGCGGGGTCGGCCCGATGACGATCGCGGTGCTCCTGGAGCAGACCGTCCGGGCGGCGGCCGCTCAGGCCGGGCTGGACCTCGCCACCCTCTGA
- a CDS encoding MBL fold metallo-hydrolase, which translates to MGERTQTPARGAVARRPATRPEPVTRPPGEIRHWPRSFADRLTTPLPGVRAFARLAREGAFRPDPEGLRGIPDLPYEPAPLPEAAPGAVSVTWAGHASWVLRLGGLTVLTDPVWSRRILGTPARMTPVGVRWEDLPPVDAVVISHNHYDHLDAPTLRRLPRDTALFVPAGVGRWCRRRGFTRVTELDWWESAELGGVRFDFVPAHHWSKRSLIDTCRTLWGGWILTDERGAGRQVYFAGDTGYGHWFAEIGRRHPGIDLALLPIGAYAPRWWLRDVHADPEEAVRACLDLGARRMAPMHWATFVLSAEPVMEPLHRVRAAWSRAGLPREALWDLPIGSSRAL; encoded by the coding sequence ATGGGGGAGCGGACGCAGACGCCGGCCCGTGGCGCCGTGGCGCGGCGGCCGGCGACGCGGCCCGAGCCGGTCACCCGGCCGCCGGGGGAGATCCGGCACTGGCCGCGCTCGTTCGCCGACCGACTGACGACCCCGCTGCCCGGCGTCCGGGCCTTCGCCCGGCTCGCCCGCGAGGGCGCCTTCCGGCCCGATCCCGAGGGCCTGCGCGGCATCCCCGACCTGCCGTACGAGCCGGCTCCGCTCCCGGAGGCGGCCCCCGGCGCGGTGTCCGTCACCTGGGCCGGGCACGCCAGCTGGGTGCTCCGGCTGGGCGGGCTGACCGTCCTGACCGACCCGGTCTGGTCCCGGCGCATCCTGGGGACACCGGCTCGGATGACGCCCGTCGGGGTGCGGTGGGAGGACCTGCCGCCGGTCGACGCGGTGGTGATCAGCCACAACCACTACGACCACCTCGACGCGCCGACGCTGCGGCGGCTGCCGCGCGACACGGCCCTGTTCGTCCCGGCCGGGGTCGGGCGCTGGTGCCGGCGGCGCGGGTTCACGCGGGTGACGGAGCTGGACTGGTGGGAGTCCGCCGAGCTGGGCGGCGTACGGTTCGACTTCGTCCCGGCGCACCACTGGTCGAAGCGGTCGCTGATCGACACCTGCCGGACGCTGTGGGGCGGGTGGATCCTGACGGACGAACGGGGCGCGGGCCGGCAGGTCTACTTCGCGGGCGACACCGGGTACGGGCACTGGTTCGCGGAGATCGGGCGCCGCCACCCGGGGATCGACCTGGCGCTGCTGCCGATCGGGGCGTACGCCCCGAGGTGGTGGCTGCGGGACGTGCACGCCGATCCGGAGGAGGCGGTGCGGGCGTGCCTGGACCTGGGCGCGCGGCGGATGGCCCCGATGCACTGGGCGACCTTTGTCCTGTCGGCCGAGCCGGTCATGGAGCCGCTCCACCGCGTCCGCGCCGCCTGGTCCCGCGCGGGCCTGCCCCGCGAGGCCCTCTGGGACCTCCCCATCGGCAGCTCCCGCGCCCTGTGA
- a CDS encoding class I SAM-dependent methyltransferase — MTRTFDHLVAEAESVSVDGWDFSWLDGRATEQRPSWGYQRLMAERLARVHSALDIQTGGGEVLAGAGTLPRLTVATESWPPNIAKATRLLHPLGAVVVADTDEPPLPFGDESFDLVISRHPVTIWWDEIARVLTPGGTYLSQQVGPASVFELVEYFLGPQPEEVRRGRHPDDAAADAAGAGLEVVDLRSERLRTEFHDIGAVIYFLRKVIWMVPGFTVGQYRDRLRELHEQIEREGPFIAHTARFLIEARKTG; from the coding sequence ATGACGCGCACTTTCGACCATCTCGTCGCCGAAGCCGAATCCGTCTCCGTCGACGGCTGGGACTTCTCCTGGCTCGACGGCCGCGCCACCGAGCAGCGCCCCTCCTGGGGCTACCAGAGACTCATGGCCGAGCGTCTGGCCCGGGTCCACTCCGCCCTCGACATCCAGACCGGCGGCGGCGAGGTGCTCGCAGGGGCGGGGACCCTGCCCCGGCTGACGGTCGCCACCGAGTCGTGGCCGCCGAACATCGCGAAGGCGACCCGGCTGCTGCACCCGCTCGGCGCGGTCGTCGTCGCGGACACCGACGAGCCGCCGCTGCCCTTCGGCGACGAGTCCTTCGATCTGGTGATCAGCCGGCACCCCGTGACGATCTGGTGGGACGAGATCGCCCGCGTCCTCACGCCCGGCGGCACCTACCTCTCGCAGCAGGTCGGTCCGGCGAGCGTCTTCGAGCTCGTCGAGTACTTCCTGGGCCCGCAGCCCGAGGAGGTCCGGCGCGGCCGGCACCCCGACGACGCGGCCGCCGACGCCGCCGGGGCGGGCCTCGAAGTGGTCGATCTGCGCTCCGAGCGACTGCGGACGGAGTTCCACGACATCGGAGCCGTGATCTACTTTCTACGGAAGGTGATCTGGATGGTGCCCGGCTTCACGGTCGGGCAGTACCGGGACCGGTTGCGCGAGCTGCATGAACAGATCGAACGCGAAGGTCCGTTCATCGCGCACACCGCCCGCTTCCTCATCGAGGCCCGCAAAACGGGCTGA
- a CDS encoding DedA family protein: MWRAVGDAVTTVPPETTRQVVGYPALFVLVALGALVPVIPTGALVSTAAVVAFHQDLPFGPLLVFGVSAVAAFTGDIALYWLGGRGVRSRGGSRSLERLRARATPERLAQAQTGLDEHGVLVLVLSRLVPAGRIPVMLACLLSGLPLGRFARGDAPACLAWAATYGLIGILGGSLFSQPWKGVVVAVALTLAVSATPWAWRHLRR; the protein is encoded by the coding sequence GTGTGGCGGGCGGTGGGCGACGCCGTCACCACGGTGCCCCCGGAGACGACCCGGCAGGTGGTGGGCTACCCGGCGCTGTTCGTGCTGGTGGCGCTGGGCGCGCTGGTGCCGGTGATCCCGACGGGGGCGCTGGTGAGCACGGCGGCGGTGGTGGCGTTTCACCAGGACCTGCCGTTCGGGCCGCTGCTGGTGTTCGGGGTCTCGGCGGTGGCGGCGTTCACCGGGGACATCGCGCTGTACTGGCTGGGCGGGCGGGGGGTGCGCTCGCGCGGCGGCTCTCGATCGCTGGAGCGGCTGCGGGCGCGGGCCACGCCGGAGCGGCTCGCGCAGGCGCAGACGGGGCTGGACGAGCACGGGGTGCTGGTCCTGGTGCTGTCCCGGCTGGTCCCGGCGGGGCGGATCCCGGTGATGCTGGCCTGCCTGCTGTCCGGACTCCCGCTCGGCCGCTTCGCGCGGGGCGACGCGCCGGCGTGCCTGGCCTGGGCGGCGACGTACGGCCTGATCGGCATCTTGGGCGGTTCCCTCTTCTCGCAGCCGTGGAAGGGCGTCGTGGTGGCGGTGGCCCTCACCCTCGCCGTCAGCGCGACCCCCTGGGCCTGGCGCCACCTGCGCCGCTGA